The genomic region CTTTGACCGATACCTTCTTTTTGCACCCGATATCCCATGGAGCTATGACCCATTACGCGAGAATCCCTCGGATAGGGAGCGTCTGTATGGGCTGTACAAGGGCGTTCTCAATAAACTCGGTCTAGAGGCCACGGTGATCAAAGGAACTTTTTCTGAAAGGGAAGACTGGGTGGAGCATGTATCTTCGCAACTGCGTTGAGGGGTGTCTCCGCAGATGCGGATTCTGAGATCATACCCTATGAACCTGGCCGGGTAATTCCGGGAAGGGAATAGCGTGCTCTCATGGGCATCTCTCTGCGTCTAATAGCATGAATACCATGAGACTACTTCCCATACTGTTCTTCCTTCTACCCGTACTCTGCCATTCCCAGTTCACCCTCTCCGGTGAGGTGCGATCTACTGATGATGAAATCCTTGCAGGTGCCACCATACACGTGGTAGACACCTACATGGCTACAGCAAGCAATGCTCAGGGTATGTACCGACTGACCGGACTGGCTGCAGGTAGCTATACCATCGAGGTGAGGTATATCGGATTTGAGACTCAGGAGAAGGTGGTCGAAGTTGTCGGAGAGGATCTACAAGTCGATTTTGAAATGACTCCCTCCATCATCAATGCCCAAGAGGTGGTCGTAAAAGCGAGCCGAGCCAGCGAATCAGACCCTATAGCCTATACAGAACTCACTAAGATGGACCTGGTCGATCGAAATCTGGGAATGGATGTGCCAGAGGTACTGAATACCGCTCCTTCACTATACTTCACTTCTGATGCTGGAAATGGCATAGGCTATACCTATCTCAGACTACGAGGAAATGATCAGACCAATATCAACGTGACGATAAACGGAGTGCCGCTGAATGATGCAGAATCCCAAGGGGTGTTCTGGGTGGATCTTCCGGACCTGATCGCCTCTACCAACAATATCCAGATACAACGGGGTGTGGGTACATCCACCAACGGAGCTGGGGCGTTCGGAGGCTCCATCAACCTCTTGACCTCTGGCTCAGAAACTGAGCCCTATGGTATGATAGACCTCGGTGGAGGGAGCTTCAACACCGCCAAATTCTCGGTCGGATTTGGGACTGGTCTGCTCAATGAGCACTTCAGTCTGCAAGGTCGTATCTCATCCATCTCTTCCGATGGGTATATGGATCGCAGTGCGGCAGAACTCAGAAGCTATTTCCTCTCAGGAGGTTATCAGGACGAACGCACCAGCGTAAGGGCGATGATATTCGGTGGGGATGAGGTGACTCAACAAGCTTGGTGGGGTGTGCCTCGGGCTAGATTGGATAATGATGAAGCTGGAATGCAGGCCTTTGCCGCTGACAATGGATGGAGCGAGGCCAATACACAGAACCTCTTGGATTCCAATCGCAGATTCAATTACTACACCTATGACAATGAAGTGGATGACTACGGACAAGACCACTATCAACTTCATGTCTCCAGAAGGACCTCTTCTCACTTATCCATCAATGGAGCTCTACACTATACCAAAGGCCAAGGATTTTTCGAGCAGTATCAAGATATGGATAATGCCTATGACGATACTTCCTTCGATGACTATGGAATCACCGACCCAGTCATCGGTGGGGATACGATATCCTCAGCTGATTTCATCCGCAGACGATGGCTGGATAACGACTTCTATGGATTTATTGCATCGGCCACATACACCGAGGGACCATGGTCTATAGTAATAGGCGGAGGAGCAAATAGGTACGATGGTCTTCACTACGGTGAGCTCATCTGGGCCTCAGTTGCTGGGGATTCGTTCATCCGGGATAGATACTATGAGAACGATGCTGTGAAAGATGACGCCAATATCTACACCAAAGTGCGATGGGAGATGAACGAGGCCTGGAGTACCTATGTGGATCTACAGGGTCGCTTCATCGACTATTCCTTCCAAGGCCTGTTGAGTGATGCCACATCAGCCGATCAATCTGTAGGATATCGCTTCTTCAATCCCAAGGCCGGTCTGAACTGGAGACCGAGCACTGCACATCGAGCCTTTATTTCTTTCGGAGTCGGCAACAAGGAACCCAACCGGGATGACCATGTGCT from Flavobacteriales bacterium harbors:
- a CDS encoding TonB-dependent receptor, translating into MRLLPILFFLLPVLCHSQFTLSGEVRSTDDEILAGATIHVVDTYMATASNAQGMYRLTGLAAGSYTIEVRYIGFETQEKVVEVVGEDLQVDFEMTPSIINAQEVVVKASRASESDPIAYTELTKMDLVDRNLGMDVPEVLNTAPSLYFTSDAGNGIGYTYLRLRGNDQTNINVTINGVPLNDAESQGVFWVDLPDLIASTNNIQIQRGVGTSTNGAGAFGGSINLLTSGSETEPYGMIDLGGGSFNTAKFSVGFGTGLLNEHFSLQGRISSISSDGYMDRSAAELRSYFLSGGYQDERTSVRAMIFGGDEVTQQAWWGVPRARLDNDEAGMQAFAADNGWSEANTQNLLDSNRRFNYYTYDNEVDDYGQDHYQLHVSRRTSSHLSINGALHYTKGQGFFEQYQDMDNAYDDTSFDDYGITDPVIGGDTISSADFIRRRWLDNDFYGFIASATYTEGPWSIVIGGGANRYDGLHYGELIWASVAGDSFIRDRYYENDAVKDDANIYTKVRWEMNEAWSTYVDLQGRFIDYSFQGLLSDATSADQSVGYRFFNPKAGLNWRPSTAHRAFISFGVGNKEPNRDDHVLSTPNDRPRAQTLFDTEIGYAYSSQKISFEAVLYNMQYQDQLINTGEINDVGENVRTNVADSYRRGVELIFKARPIERFEVDLNLGLSQNVIQDHVEFVTDFLDYSLVEQDLGDVTIAYSPSVIASGQLAYDLFRKTDDKSGLRINLISKYVGEQYLDNTETEGRTIDAFWVNDIRLDLDLNPQWAKNIRLNLLVRNILDEEYVSNGWTYRYLYAGEEVSFDALFPQAGVNFMTGLTVEF